The following proteins are co-located in the Syntrophobacterales bacterium genome:
- a CDS encoding zinc ribbon domain-containing protein: MPIYEYKCRKCGKEFEVFQGITAQPIQTCQSCGGHVHKLMSLSTFHLKGSGWYATDYGGKKAPATEKSSEAKTAPAETAATPKTAEATSSKEKE, from the coding sequence ATGCCGATTTACGAGTACAAGTGCCGAAAGTGTGGTAAAGAGTTCGAGGTTTTCCAGGGGATAACGGCTCAGCCGATACAGACTTGCCAATCCTGCGGCGGGCATGTGCATAAATTAATGTCGCTTTCAACGTTTCATCTGAAGGGAAGCGGCTGGTACGCAACCGATTACGGCGGAAAGAAAGCCCCGGCAACGGAAAAAAGCAGCGAGGCAAAAACCGCCCCTGCCGAGACCGCGGCAACGCCCAAAACAGCCGAGGCAACTTCCTCAAAAGAAAAGGAATAA